From the genome of Streptomyces sp. NBC_01260, one region includes:
- a CDS encoding UDP-N-acetylmuramoyl-L-alanyl-D-glutamate--2,6-diaminopimelate ligase yields MKLRELLAGHDHEVLLGDPETPITAGACFDAHRVTPGSLYIAVPGHREGGPEAVGPALARGAVAVLVDSEAPDVLAAVQASPDGACVVRVADTRTTAAVVTSRYHGEPGRAMDMVAVTGTNGKTSVSYMVESVLRIAEGARVGVIGTAGSRIGDELIPMPRSVLTTPESPDFQYLLGHMRDQGVGTVVLEATSMGLLHHRVDRAFLDVGIFTNLTQDHLDDHGTMENYRDAKLRLFQGLCRSAVVNADDPVGAAIAPTMPGMVTTYGIDTEADYRATDLSMNAFGTRFTLHHEGSKYPAAIPVPGRFSVSNALASVAACHLLGHDLAGLVAALDRMPPVPGRLERFETPRGTAVIVDYAHSPDSLDKVLSAVRDFSQGRVITVFGCGGDRDITKRARMGEIAGTRSDLCVLTSDNPRNEDPEAIMDQIAPGLEGSGTRFERHADRRLAIAFALEAAGPDDIVLVAGKGSEPYQIVGEQLIPFSDMATVRELAALQG; encoded by the coding sequence ATGAAACTGAGGGAGTTGCTGGCCGGGCACGATCACGAGGTCCTCCTCGGTGATCCGGAGACCCCGATCACCGCCGGAGCATGCTTCGACGCCCACCGCGTGACACCGGGTTCGCTGTACATCGCCGTGCCCGGCCATCGCGAAGGCGGTCCCGAGGCCGTCGGCCCGGCACTGGCGCGGGGCGCCGTGGCCGTGCTGGTGGACAGCGAGGCACCGGACGTCCTGGCGGCGGTGCAGGCATCGCCCGACGGCGCATGTGTGGTGCGGGTGGCGGACACCCGTACAACAGCGGCGGTCGTCACCTCCCGCTACCACGGAGAGCCCGGCCGGGCCATGGACATGGTGGCCGTCACCGGCACCAACGGGAAGACCTCGGTCTCGTACATGGTCGAATCCGTGCTCAGGATCGCCGAGGGCGCGCGAGTCGGAGTGATCGGCACCGCCGGCAGCCGGATCGGTGACGAACTCATCCCGATGCCACGCTCCGTCCTGACCACCCCGGAGTCACCGGACTTCCAGTACCTCCTGGGGCACATGCGCGACCAGGGGGTCGGCACGGTCGTCCTGGAGGCCACCTCGATGGGCCTGCTGCACCACCGGGTGGACCGCGCCTTCCTGGACGTGGGCATCTTCACCAACCTCACCCAGGACCACCTGGACGACCACGGCACCATGGAGAACTACCGCGACGCCAAGCTCCGCCTCTTCCAGGGACTGTGCCGGAGCGCCGTGGTCAACGCCGACGACCCGGTGGGCGCGGCCATCGCCCCGACGATGCCGGGCATGGTCACCACGTACGGCATCGACACCGAGGCCGACTACCGGGCCACGGACCTGAGCATGAACGCCTTCGGCACCCGCTTCACCCTCCACCACGAGGGCAGCAAGTACCCCGCGGCGATCCCGGTTCCCGGACGGTTCTCCGTGTCCAACGCGCTGGCCTCCGTGGCTGCCTGCCACCTCCTGGGCCATGACCTCGCCGGACTGGTGGCCGCACTGGACCGGATGCCTCCCGTCCCCGGCCGGCTGGAACGCTTCGAGACGCCGCGCGGCACCGCGGTGATCGTGGACTACGCGCACTCCCCGGACTCCCTGGACAAAGTCCTCAGCGCCGTCCGGGACTTCTCGCAGGGCCGGGTCATCACCGTCTTCGGCTGCGGGGGAGACCGGGACATCACCAAGCGGGCCCGGATGGGCGAGATCGCCGGGACCCGCTCCGACCTGTGCGTCCTGACGTCGGACAACCCCAGGAACGAGGACCCCGAAGCGATCATGGACCAGATCGCCCCGGGTCTGGAGGGCTCCGGAACCAGGTTCGAACGCCACGCGGACCGGCGCTTGGCGATCGCCTTCGCCCTGGAGGCCGCCGGACCCGACGACATCGTCCTGGTGGCGGGCAAGGGCAGCGAACCGTACCAGATCGTCGGCGAACAGCTCATTCCGTTCAGCGACATGGCGACGGTGCGCGAACTCGCCGCCCTCCAGGGCTGA
- a CDS encoding alpha/beta hydrolase, whose protein sequence is MPAHPRNSRLRRTLLAALVATSVAAPVSGAARPAAVPAPVPAELAPLRNAAPGTLDARYAATRVEIRAAERMAAGHGDRRRAAALRDMADPHRRFLLFDGRDGGRTAEVFGDLAQAERIAVLVPGADTNLDRYWRLRNDSVALRRKLGPKAAVVAWLGYETPATVSPAALTTRRADAAAPGLARFADGLHTARPAARISLLCHSYGSVVCARAAPGLRGVAALVLYASPGTGAGNVRALHTRAAVWAGRGADDWVARIPHTRLSLPFVSIGFGRDPMSKEFGARTFDAGTGGHSDYLKPGSLSLRNLARIVSGTAPSGRSRHA, encoded by the coding sequence ATGCCCGCCCATCCGCGCAACAGCCGCCTGCGCCGCACCCTGTTGGCCGCGCTCGTCGCCACTTCGGTTGCCGCGCCCGTGTCCGGAGCTGCCCGCCCCGCAGCCGTCCCGGCACCCGTTCCGGCCGAGCTCGCCCCGCTGCGGAACGCCGCCCCGGGCACCCTCGACGCACGCTACGCCGCCACGCGCGTCGAAATCCGTGCCGCCGAGCGCATGGCCGCGGGCCACGGCGACCGGAGGCGGGCCGCGGCGCTGCGCGACATGGCGGACCCCCACCGCCGCTTCCTCCTCTTCGACGGCCGCGACGGCGGCCGCACCGCCGAGGTCTTCGGAGACCTGGCACAGGCCGAGCGGATCGCCGTACTCGTGCCCGGCGCCGATACCAACCTCGACAGGTACTGGCGTCTGAGGAACGATTCCGTTGCCCTGCGAAGGAAGTTGGGCCCGAAGGCGGCCGTCGTCGCGTGGCTCGGCTACGAAACGCCGGCCACGGTGAGCCCCGCGGCCCTCACCACCCGACGAGCAGACGCTGCGGCACCCGGCCTCGCACGGTTCGCGGACGGCCTGCACACCGCCAGACCGGCCGCCAGGATCTCCCTGCTCTGCCACTCCTACGGCTCGGTCGTCTGCGCCCGAGCGGCGCCCGGTCTGCGGGGAGTGGCCGCCCTCGTCCTCTACGCCAGTCCCGGCACCGGCGCCGGTAACGTCCGTGCGCTGCACACCCGTGCCGCCGTCTGGGCCGGCCGGGGAGCGGACGACTGGGTCGCCCGCATTCCGCACACCCGGCTGAGTCTCCCCTTCGTCTCCATCGGCTTCGGAAGGGACCCGATGTCGAAGGAGTTCGGCGCCCGCACCTTCGACGCGGGAACCGGCGGGCACAGCGACTACCTCAAGCCCGGCTCCCTGTCCCTGCGGAACCTCGCCCGCATCGTCTCGGGCACCGCACCCTCCGGAAGGAGCCGGCATGCGTGA
- a CDS encoding acyltransferase family protein yields the protein MREVIQRIDAATPHHRDRALDALRALAILGVVLGHWLVTALVVDSGTIHAASPLQRTPELAPVSWAFQTLAVFFLVGGQVAAKSYASARARGTTYGRWLGTRTLRLFRPVAALLVVWAMTAGTMLASGVGYDNLHALLKLVLSPLWFLLVFAALTALTPLVSRLHPLWPLVVVIHVDIIRLGLDGPARLGWINVAAGWLVPYCLGTAWSRGDLRSRTTGWTLLIGGATATALLVLLAGYPAAMVGVPGAGISNLDPPTLAAVTFGLAQCGAALLLLGPLRRVLVRPAAWAAVALVNLSAMTIFLWHQTAMMAVTATGLLTGRTLPGLHTRPDGMQWIIARLLWLPVFAVALTVCWAAFRTYEQRRQGRTTVVREGRPSRTGEAHRA from the coding sequence ATGCGTGAGGTCATCCAGCGGATCGACGCCGCCACCCCGCACCACCGCGACCGGGCCCTCGACGCGCTGCGCGCCCTCGCCATACTCGGAGTCGTGCTCGGTCACTGGCTGGTGACCGCTCTGGTCGTCGACAGCGGCACCATCCACGCTGCCAGCCCGCTCCAGCGCACACCCGAACTCGCTCCCGTCTCCTGGGCGTTCCAGACACTCGCGGTGTTCTTCCTGGTGGGCGGGCAGGTAGCGGCCAAGAGCTATGCGTCGGCCCGCGCCCGGGGCACCACCTACGGTCGCTGGCTCGGCACCAGGACCCTCCGGCTGTTCCGGCCGGTCGCGGCGCTGCTGGTGGTCTGGGCCATGACGGCGGGCACGATGCTCGCCTCCGGAGTCGGCTACGACAACCTGCACGCCCTGCTCAAACTCGTCCTCTCACCCCTCTGGTTCCTGCTGGTCTTCGCCGCGCTCACCGCACTGACCCCGCTCGTCAGCCGGCTCCACCCGCTGTGGCCCCTCGTCGTGGTCATCCACGTCGACATCATCAGGCTCGGGCTCGACGGCCCCGCCCGGCTCGGCTGGATCAACGTGGCCGCGGGCTGGCTCGTCCCGTACTGCCTCGGCACGGCCTGGTCCCGCGGGGACCTGCGGTCCCGGACGACCGGCTGGACCCTGCTCATCGGCGGCGCGACGGCCACCGCCCTGCTGGTCCTCCTCGCCGGATACCCCGCGGCCATGGTCGGCGTGCCGGGCGCCGGGATCTCCAATCTCGACCCGCCCACCCTCGCCGCGGTCACCTTCGGACTCGCTCAGTGCGGTGCGGCACTGCTCCTGCTCGGGCCGCTGCGGCGGGTACTCGTGAGGCCTGCCGCATGGGCGGCGGTGGCCCTGGTCAACCTCAGCGCCATGACCATCTTCCTCTGGCACCAGACGGCGATGATGGCGGTCACGGCGACCGGTCTGCTCACCGGCCGCACCCTGCCGGGCCTGCACACCCGCCCGGACGGGATGCAGTGGATCATCGCCCGGCTGCTCTGGCTCCCGGTCTTCGCCGTAGCACTGACCGTGTGCTGGGCGGCGTTCAGAACGTACGAACAGCGTCGGCAGGGACGCACCACGGTGGTGCGGGAAGGGCGACCCAGCCGGACCGGGGAGGCACACCGTGCTTAG
- a CDS encoding sensor histidine kinase, which translates to MRRQWAGAGVLLSGRLKALPRTLAHDLWTTAVEPPPRPRRPGLHDWLPALLVPLVVCTVPIAAFSINTLVWQYGLDNWDAVLLGGIQSAALIAALYRPVPAWWVVTTVMIIVALTAKFRAVDGTLPWTAPGIVVQAGVLLMMALRLRPRIAVEALTLSVVAGLACVPYGFTDPTADTRVAVAVLTTAVVVGAALRGRQVARTELVAQEERTAEERNRRTLLEERNRIARELHDVVAHHMSVISIQAQVAPHLVENPSNELKENLAGIRENAVDALTELRRVLGVLRSEDALSAEARHTPQPTLDRLPELLDNVRGAGLRVTTDISGTPRPIPPGVGLSAFRIVQESLSNTMRHAPGTAVRVGIGYLPNCVTVRVTNTAPDTPAPPPRDIGHGLLGMRERTAMLAGEFTNGPTPEGGYEVVAILPLEESV; encoded by the coding sequence ATGCGTAGGCAATGGGCGGGGGCCGGGGTACTGCTGAGCGGACGTCTGAAGGCACTCCCGCGCACCCTCGCCCACGACCTGTGGACCACGGCCGTCGAACCACCGCCCCGTCCCCGAAGGCCCGGACTGCACGACTGGCTCCCCGCCCTCCTGGTGCCGCTCGTGGTGTGCACGGTGCCGATCGCCGCGTTCAGCATCAACACCCTTGTGTGGCAGTACGGGCTGGACAACTGGGACGCCGTCCTTCTCGGCGGGATCCAGTCCGCGGCACTGATCGCCGCCCTGTACCGGCCGGTGCCCGCCTGGTGGGTGGTGACCACCGTCATGATCATTGTCGCGCTGACCGCGAAATTCCGGGCCGTCGACGGCACGCTTCCCTGGACCGCGCCCGGAATCGTCGTCCAGGCAGGGGTGCTGCTGATGATGGCCCTGCGGCTGCGCCCCCGGATCGCCGTCGAGGCACTCACCCTCAGCGTAGTGGCGGGCCTGGCCTGCGTCCCGTACGGCTTCACCGATCCCACCGCCGACACACGTGTCGCCGTTGCCGTCCTCACCACCGCCGTCGTGGTCGGCGCCGCACTGCGCGGCCGCCAGGTCGCCCGCACCGAACTCGTGGCCCAGGAGGAACGCACCGCCGAGGAACGCAACCGCCGCACCCTCCTCGAAGAGCGCAACCGCATCGCCCGCGAACTCCACGACGTCGTCGCCCACCACATGTCGGTCATCTCCATCCAGGCCCAGGTCGCCCCGCATCTGGTCGAGAACCCGTCCAACGAACTCAAGGAGAACCTCGCGGGTATCCGCGAGAACGCCGTCGACGCGCTCACCGAACTGCGCCGCGTCCTCGGTGTGCTCCGCTCCGAGGACGCACTGTCCGCCGAGGCGCGGCACACCCCCCAGCCCACCCTCGACCGGCTGCCCGAACTGCTCGACAACGTGCGAGGGGCGGGCCTCAGGGTCACCACCGACATCAGCGGCACACCGCGGCCCATCCCGCCCGGCGTCGGTCTCTCCGCGTTCCGTATCGTCCAGGAATCCCTCAGCAACACCATGCGGCACGCGCCCGGAACAGCGGTACGCGTCGGGATCGGATACCTGCCGAACTGCGTCACCGTCCGCGTCACCAACACGGCGCCGGACACACCGGCCCCGCCTCCGCGCGACATCGGCCACGGTCTCCTCGGCATGCGTGAACGCACCGCCATGCTGGCCGGGGAATTCACCAACGGGCCGACACCCGAAGGCGGTTACGAGGTAGTGGCGATACTTCCCCTGGAGGAATCCGTATGA
- a CDS encoding response regulator, which yields MTIRVVIADDQMMVRQGFTVLLDAEPGIEVVGQAVDGLDAVAKVAELTPDVVLMDIRMPGLGGIEATRRITEPAGSTVRVLVLTTFDLDEYVYEALRAGASGFLLKDASVAELAQAVRVVAAGDALLAPNITKRVIAEFSRVTQTPRIPERGRAGVLTERETEVLSLIAQGLSNAEIAANLVVAEQTVKTHVGRILVKLGLRDRTQAAVFAYETGLIRPAGY from the coding sequence ATGACCATCCGTGTTGTCATCGCCGACGACCAGATGATGGTCCGCCAGGGGTTCACGGTCCTTCTCGACGCCGAGCCCGGGATCGAGGTCGTCGGCCAGGCGGTCGACGGCCTGGACGCGGTGGCCAAGGTCGCCGAACTCACGCCCGACGTCGTGCTGATGGACATCCGTATGCCCGGGCTCGGCGGCATCGAGGCAACGCGCCGCATCACCGAGCCCGCCGGATCCACCGTCAGGGTCCTCGTCCTGACCACATTCGACCTCGACGAGTACGTGTACGAAGCGCTGCGCGCGGGCGCCTCCGGATTCCTCCTCAAGGACGCCTCGGTGGCCGAACTCGCCCAGGCCGTCAGGGTAGTGGCAGCGGGGGATGCCCTCCTGGCACCGAACATCACCAAGCGCGTCATCGCCGAGTTCTCCCGCGTCACCCAGACACCCCGCATCCCGGAGAGGGGCCGCGCGGGAGTCCTGACGGAACGCGAGACCGAGGTCCTGTCCCTCATCGCGCAGGGACTCTCGAACGCCGAGATAGCCGCGAACCTGGTGGTCGCGGAACAGACGGTCAAGACCCATGTCGGCCGGATCCTGGTCAAGCTGGGACTCCGGGACAGGACCCAGGCCGCCGTGTTCGCCTACGAGACCGGCCTGATACGTCCGGCCGGCTACTGA
- a CDS encoding class I SAM-dependent methyltransferase gives MDRSIRTVDDVMKLLDGLFVPEADRWTTAGASWWDDFYADRSKPVPFFVSKPDENLASLVERGLIKPGRALDLGCGPGRNALYLASMGFEVDAIDLSPAAVAWAESRAAEAGAEVRFRCGDAFDLLAAEPGRPYDLIYDSGCFHHLPPHRRISYRALLDRALAPGGHLGLTCFAAGAMGSELSDRDLYGQSRLHAGLAYTPEALSWIFSDLTEIELRRMRDEPSESPLFGESFLWTALFRRETTHRSTASVTP, from the coding sequence ATGGACCGGAGCATACGGACCGTGGACGACGTAATGAAGCTGCTCGACGGCCTGTTCGTGCCGGAGGCGGACCGCTGGACGACGGCCGGGGCCTCCTGGTGGGACGACTTCTACGCCGACCGTTCGAAGCCCGTGCCGTTCTTCGTGTCGAAGCCTGATGAGAACCTGGCTTCCTTGGTCGAGCGGGGTCTGATCAAGCCGGGCAGGGCACTCGATCTGGGCTGCGGTCCAGGCCGCAACGCCCTCTACCTGGCGTCCATGGGATTCGAAGTGGACGCCATCGACCTGTCACCGGCCGCGGTCGCCTGGGCCGAGAGCCGGGCCGCGGAGGCGGGTGCCGAGGTCCGATTCCGTTGCGGTGACGCCTTCGACCTGCTCGCTGCCGAGCCCGGCCGACCGTACGACCTGATCTACGATTCCGGCTGCTTCCATCATCTGCCGCCGCACCGGCGCATCAGCTACCGCGCGCTGCTCGACCGGGCCCTGGCACCGGGCGGTCACCTCGGCCTCACCTGCTTCGCGGCCGGTGCGATGGGCTCGGAGCTGAGCGACCGGGACTTGTACGGCCAGTCACGTCTCCACGCCGGGCTCGCCTACACGCCGGAGGCGTTGAGCTGGATCTTCTCCGACCTCACGGAGATCGAGCTGCGCCGCATGCGGGACGAGCCGTCCGAGTCGCCGCTCTTCGGCGAGTCCTTCCTGTGGACCGCGCTCTTCCGGCGGGAGACCACACATCGTTCTACGGCTTCCGTCACGCCGTGA
- a CDS encoding DUF6630 family protein, with protein sequence MSGSDEARRSLAAVAALLAPAHEAVAARALHAHDDPAGYVRDHAAALEDRGIDEPLPDLAWIALVDALAKHRLLAELDWKEDSDEIRSQLRGLASQPSVDPWVLVGADDMLLPTHEFLEACGRHYRDVGAALAVLDIDSDCYPVVCLRATRMKELTALAARAGFTARGFGA encoded by the coding sequence ATGTCCGGTTCCGACGAAGCCCGTAGGTCCCTGGCCGCTGTCGCGGCACTGCTCGCTCCGGCCCATGAGGCTGTCGCCGCGCGGGCACTGCACGCTCACGACGACCCCGCGGGATACGTGCGCGACCATGCCGCCGCGTTGGAGGACCGGGGTATCGATGAGCCCCTGCCCGACCTCGCCTGGATAGCGCTCGTCGACGCGCTCGCCAAGCACCGGCTGCTGGCGGAGCTGGACTGGAAGGAGGACTCCGATGAGATCCGGTCCCAGCTTCGGGGGCTCGCGTCCCAGCCGTCGGTGGATCCCTGGGTGCTGGTCGGGGCGGACGACATGCTGCTGCCGACCCACGAGTTCCTGGAGGCCTGCGGTCGGCACTACCGCGACGTCGGTGCGGCGCTTGCCGTCCTCGACATCGACTCGGACTGCTACCCGGTGGTGTGCCTGCGAGCCACGCGGATGAAGGAGCTGACCGCGCTCGCGGCCCGCGCGGGCTTCACCGCACGGGGATTCGGCGCCTGA
- a CDS encoding LLM class F420-dependent oxidoreductase, translating into MPIPLGLGLPQMKQYDLGRDVADVARAAEAVGYESLWVFERVLFPEPATQGLYGVPGLAWPEHYRSVADPLVTLTLAAAATDRARLGTSVLVAPLHVPFQLARSLASLDVASGGRVIAGLGTGWSLDEYAAAAVAPFEKRGAVLDELLDVCAAVWGPDPVSYKGDLTTIAPSEVGPKPARPIPVFLPASGPRAIRRLVDRADGWMPVAMGASQLAEQWQRVRDVAAERGRDRPVGVCARANARYSAKPVEGQGRQPFHGNVAQIVEDLVAHAATGVPEIMLDLQGTTRDAMELIDVSTEVYEAARAAGV; encoded by the coding sequence ATGCCGATCCCGCTCGGTCTTGGCCTTCCGCAGATGAAGCAGTACGACCTCGGCCGCGATGTGGCCGACGTGGCACGGGCCGCGGAAGCAGTCGGGTACGAGAGTCTGTGGGTGTTCGAGCGGGTTCTGTTTCCCGAGCCCGCCACCCAGGGTCTGTACGGAGTTCCGGGGCTGGCCTGGCCGGAGCACTACCGCAGCGTCGCCGACCCGTTGGTCACCCTGACCCTGGCCGCCGCGGCCACCGACCGCGCCCGGCTCGGGACCAGCGTTCTCGTCGCGCCGCTCCATGTCCCCTTCCAGCTGGCCCGGTCGCTCGCCTCGCTGGACGTCGCCAGCGGTGGCCGGGTGATCGCGGGGCTGGGAACGGGCTGGTCCCTGGACGAGTACGCGGCCGCGGCCGTCGCCCCCTTCGAGAAGCGCGGCGCGGTCCTGGACGAGCTGCTCGACGTGTGCGCGGCCGTCTGGGGGCCGGACCCCGTCTCCTACAAGGGGGATCTGACCACGATCGCCCCGTCCGAGGTGGGGCCCAAACCGGCTCGTCCCATCCCCGTCTTCCTCCCGGCGAGCGGCCCCCGGGCCATTCGCCGTCTGGTCGACCGGGCCGACGGCTGGATGCCCGTGGCCATGGGCGCGTCGCAGCTGGCCGAGCAGTGGCAGCGGGTGCGGGACGTCGCCGCCGAGCGGGGGCGTGACCGGCCGGTCGGTGTCTGTGCCCGTGCCAACGCGCGGTACAGCGCCAAGCCGGTGGAGGGCCAGGGCCGGCAGCCGTTCCACGGAAATGTCGCGCAGATCGTGGAGGATCTGGTGGCCCACGCCGCGACGGGCGTTCCGGAGATCATGCTGGACCTCCAGGGCACCACCCGTGACGCCATGGAGCTCATCGACGTGTCGACCGAGGTGTACGAGGCAGCGCGAGCAGCCGGGGTCTGA